Proteins co-encoded in one Piliocolobus tephrosceles isolate RC106 unplaced genomic scaffold, ASM277652v3 unscaffolded_23631, whole genome shotgun sequence genomic window:
- the LOC113221351 gene encoding carnitine O-acetyltransferase-like, which yields MEEDGQQREKVKPLGFLKPSSLMKASGRFKAHQDALPRLPVPPLQQSLDHYLKALQPIVSEEEWAHTKQLVDEFQASGGVGERLQKGLERRARKTENWVSCRQSF from the exons ATGGAGGAGgatgggcagcagagagagaag GTGAAGCCTCTGGGCTTCCTGAAGCCCTCCTCCTTGATGAAGGCTTCCGGCCGCTTCAAGGCACACCAGGATGCACTGCCACGGCTGCCTGTGCCCCCTCTCCAGCAGTCCCTGGACCACTACCTGAAGGCACTGCAGCCCATCGTGAGTGAGGAGGAGTGGGCCCACACCAAGCAGCTGGTGGATGAGTTTCAGGCCTCCGGAGGCGTAGGGGAGCGCCTGCAGAAGGGGCTGGAGCGCCGGGCCAGGAAGACGGAGAACTGGGTGAGTTGCCGTCAGAGTTTC